In the genome of Actinomadura graeca, one region contains:
- a CDS encoding aromatase/cyclase, translated as MTGPATVPQTRTATHTIEVRATAGAVYQLVADVTRWPVIFGPTVHVERTHEEPGAEHFRIWATVNGQVKNWESRRRFDPRALRISFRQVRSAAPLASMGGEWTFRPLGPARCEVVLQHHYAVIDDDPAAVAAIARALDDNSEAELGALRRVAELGCSAGEAAFAFDDVVYTTGRARDVMDFLARGDLWAERIPHVKAAQMSESDGVQRLTMDTETPDGSTHRTSSTRLLIGDTLVYKQHLPPKLLIGHAGQWAVRATQGDGAVVTARHMVLVDPESVQDVLGAEATLADARRFVRRALSDNSTKTLELAGAYAESSASPAERE; from the coding sequence ATGACCGGGCCGGCGACCGTCCCGCAGACCAGGACCGCCACCCACACGATCGAGGTGCGGGCGACCGCGGGGGCCGTCTACCAGCTGGTCGCCGACGTGACCAGATGGCCGGTCATCTTCGGCCCGACCGTCCACGTCGAGCGGACCCATGAGGAACCGGGCGCCGAGCACTTCCGGATCTGGGCCACCGTGAACGGGCAGGTGAAGAACTGGGAGTCGCGGCGCCGGTTCGATCCCCGGGCGCTGCGGATCTCCTTCCGGCAGGTGCGGAGCGCCGCGCCGCTGGCGTCGATGGGCGGTGAATGGACCTTCCGCCCTCTCGGCCCCGCGCGTTGCGAGGTGGTGTTGCAGCACCACTACGCGGTGATCGACGACGATCCGGCCGCGGTGGCCGCCATCGCCCGGGCCCTGGACGACAACAGCGAGGCGGAACTGGGCGCGTTGCGCCGTGTCGCGGAACTCGGCTGCTCCGCCGGTGAGGCCGCCTTCGCCTTCGACGACGTCGTCTACACCACGGGGCGCGCCCGGGACGTCATGGACTTCCTGGCCCGCGGCGATCTCTGGGCGGAGCGCATACCGCACGTCAAGGCGGCCCAGATGTCCGAGTCCGACGGGGTCCAGCGGCTCACCATGGACACCGAGACCCCCGACGGCTCGACGCACCGGACCTCGTCGACCCGCCTGCTCATCGGCGACACGCTCGTCTACAAGCAGCATCTGCCGCCGAAGCTCCTGATCGGTCACGCGGGACAGTGGGCCGTGCGCGCGACGCAGGGCGACGGCGCGGTGGTCACCGCGCGTCACATGGTCCTGGTGGATCCGGAATCGGTCCAGGACGTGCTCGGCGCGGAGGCCACGCTCGCGGACGCCCGCCGCTTCGTCAGGAGGGCCCTCAGCGACAACAGCACCAAGACCCTTGAGCTCGCCGGCGCCTACGCCGAGTCCTCCGCCTCCCCCGCGGAACGCGAATGA
- a CDS encoding MBL fold metallo-hydrolase, translated as MTATPTTAASTTRASTTTTPTTTAQVIELAGRVHVYEQAPGGWCVNNAGIVVDGRGALVIDTAATETRAKRLRDAVDGLASGPRRVVVNTHAHGDHTFGNHVFGPATTVIAHEDCRTDMDRHGLALTGLWPGTDWGEIELVLPDITVTDGLTLRYGSEAAEVVHVGPAHTEGDLVVWLPGPRILFAGDVLFSQVTPFHLFGSVRGTLAAIERLRDLGPRTVVCGHGPVAGPDVLEENASYLRWILRLAESGTAAGETPLEVAGGADLGRYGQWIDTERIVGNLHRAYLEMDDATPGGPIDYADVLADMVAYNDGEPACLA; from the coding sequence ATGACCGCGACGCCGACGACCGCGGCGTCGACGACCAGGGCATCGACGACCACGACGCCGACGACCACGGCTCAGGTGATCGAGCTCGCCGGGCGGGTCCACGTGTACGAGCAGGCCCCCGGGGGCTGGTGCGTCAACAACGCCGGGATCGTCGTCGACGGCCGCGGGGCGCTGGTGATCGACACCGCGGCCACCGAGACCCGCGCGAAACGGCTGCGCGACGCGGTCGACGGCCTCGCGTCCGGACCGCGCAGGGTGGTGGTGAACACCCATGCGCACGGCGATCACACGTTCGGCAACCACGTGTTCGGGCCCGCCACGACGGTGATCGCACACGAGGACTGCCGGACGGACATGGACCGGCACGGCCTGGCGCTGACCGGGCTCTGGCCAGGGACGGACTGGGGGGAGATCGAGCTCGTCCTGCCGGACATCACGGTGACGGACGGGCTGACCTTGCGCTACGGATCCGAGGCCGCGGAGGTCGTCCATGTCGGTCCCGCCCACACCGAGGGCGACCTCGTGGTCTGGCTGCCCGGGCCGCGGATCCTGTTCGCGGGGGACGTGCTGTTCTCCCAGGTCACCCCATTCCATCTCTTCGGTTCCGTCCGGGGGACCCTGGCCGCCATCGAGCGGCTGCGGGACCTCGGCCCCCGGACCGTCGTCTGCGGGCACGGCCCGGTGGCGGGCCCGGACGTGCTTGAGGAGAACGCCTCCTACCTGCGATGGATCCTGCGGCTGGCCGAATCCGGGACGGCTGCCGGTGAGACGCCTTTGGAAGTGGCGGGCGGTGCCGACCTCGGCCGGTACGGGCAATGGATCGACACGGAGCGAATCGTCGGGAACCTGCACCGGGCCTATCTGGAAATGGACGATGCCACACCGGGCGGGCCGATCGACTACGCGGACGTTCTCGCCGACATGGTCGCCTACAACGACGGTGAACCGGCCTGCCTCGCATGA
- a CDS encoding SDR family NAD(P)-dependent oxidoreductase — translation MPDSRPVALVTGSTSGIGEAVARRFAAGGFGVVLNSARSVDAGKTLSASLPHSMYRQADIADHDQVRDLVDETIATFGRLDVLVNNAGRTRPIPHGDLDSVTQEDWQRILGLNVVGTWNLSVAAMPALRRSAGGAIVNISSIAGSRPAGSSIPYAVSKAAVEHMTRLLAAVVGPEVRVNAVAPGLIDTPWTAGFTEIKERVATTTALRRVGLPGDVADAVFALSRAEYTTGTVLYVDGGAHLA, via the coding sequence ATGCCGGATTCGAGACCGGTGGCCCTGGTCACCGGCTCCACCTCGGGAATCGGCGAGGCCGTCGCCCGCCGATTCGCCGCCGGCGGCTTCGGCGTCGTGCTGAACTCGGCACGCTCGGTCGACGCCGGGAAGACGCTCTCCGCCTCCCTTCCCCATTCGATGTACCGGCAGGCCGACATCGCAGACCACGACCAGGTCCGGGACCTGGTCGACGAGACGATCGCCACCTTCGGCCGCCTGGACGTCCTCGTCAACAACGCCGGACGCACCCGCCCGATACCCCACGGCGATCTGGACTCGGTCACGCAGGAGGACTGGCAGCGGATCCTCGGGCTCAACGTCGTCGGCACGTGGAACCTGAGCGTCGCGGCGATGCCCGCGCTGCGGCGATCGGCCGGCGGGGCGATCGTCAACATCTCGTCGATAGCCGGCAGCCGCCCGGCGGGAAGCTCGATCCCGTACGCCGTCAGCAAGGCGGCCGTCGAGCACATGACGCGGTTGCTGGCCGCCGTCGTGGGGCCCGAGGTGCGGGTGAACGCGGTCGCCCCCGGCCTGATCGACACACCGTGGACGGCCGGCTTCACCGAGATCAAGGAGCGGGTGGCGACGACGACCGCGCTGCGCCGGGTCGGCCTTCCCGGGGACGTCGCCGACGCGGTCTTCGCGCTGTCCCGGGCCGAGTACACGACGGGCACGGTCCTGTACGTCGACGGCGGTGCACATCTCGCTTGA
- a CDS encoding flavin reductase family protein — MAARSPASDRRARAPDGTPVGCTISAFCSLSLDPPLVLVCIGRDRRMHDNLAAADGFVVNVLAARQGEIALAFAGRSAARFAGLPAGAGRLGLPCIHGAVARLECRRHSILPGGDHAIVVGEVVDAVHSPGEPLLYVDGVLRDSADGPGPHVFDWLTSPQW; from the coding sequence ATGGCCGCCCGCTCCCCGGCTTCGGATCGAAGGGCGCGCGCTCCCGACGGAACGCCGGTCGGCTGCACGATCAGCGCGTTCTGCTCCCTGTCCCTGGACCCGCCGCTCGTCCTGGTCTGTATCGGACGAGATCGGCGCATGCACGACAACCTCGCCGCCGCCGACGGTTTCGTCGTCAACGTGCTCGCGGCCCGGCAGGGTGAGATCGCACTGGCCTTCGCAGGACGATCGGCCGCCCGGTTCGCCGGGCTCCCGGCTGGCGCGGGACGGCTCGGGCTGCCCTGCATCCACGGTGCGGTGGCACGTCTGGAGTGCCGCCGGCACAGCATCCTGCCCGGCGGCGACCACGCGATCGTCGTCGGGGAGGTGGTCGACGCCGTCCACTCGCCGGGTGAACCCCTCCTCTACGTGGACGGGGTCCTGCGTGACTCCGCCGACGGCCCGGGCCCGCACGTGTTCGACTGGCTGACCTCCCCGCAGTGGTGA
- a CDS encoding AfsR/SARP family transcriptional regulator produces MPIDGSTINIEARMLGPLQVKTRQRSAVPSAAKPRTLLALLALNLDRHLSVDTLIYELWEDDPPRSAAITLQTYVLQVRRQLAEASDVCPRTISASVLRTVKAGYVFDPAQAWVDVHEFHRLADRGELADRAGRTDEAASLYRAAEELCAGSPLVDVEHGPALRAEVARLEQAALCVTERRIAAELRMGYHRAALGELASLVMRHPFHEDLHAQYMVALYRSGNRAGALDVFQKIRRTMTTELGLEPARKLRDLQEAIINADTVPEVLLRSS; encoded by the coding sequence ATGCCGATCGACGGTTCCACCATCAACATCGAAGCGCGGATGCTCGGGCCACTGCAGGTGAAGACCCGTCAGCGATCCGCGGTCCCCAGCGCCGCCAAGCCCCGGACGCTCCTGGCGCTGCTCGCGCTCAACCTGGACCGGCACCTCTCCGTGGACACATTGATCTACGAGCTGTGGGAGGACGATCCGCCCCGGAGCGCCGCGATCACACTGCAGACCTATGTGCTCCAGGTGCGCAGGCAACTGGCGGAGGCGTCGGACGTCTGCCCGCGGACCATCTCCGCTTCGGTGCTGCGCACGGTCAAAGCCGGCTACGTGTTCGACCCCGCGCAGGCATGGGTCGATGTCCACGAGTTCCACAGGCTGGCCGATCGAGGTGAGCTGGCCGACCGCGCGGGACGGACCGACGAGGCGGCGAGCCTGTACCGGGCCGCGGAGGAGCTGTGCGCCGGGTCACCGCTCGTCGACGTGGAGCACGGGCCGGCGTTGCGCGCCGAGGTGGCCCGGCTCGAACAGGCCGCGCTGTGCGTCACCGAGAGGCGGATCGCGGCGGAACTGCGGATGGGCTACCACCGGGCGGCTCTCGGGGAGCTGGCGTCGCTGGTCATGCGGCACCCGTTCCACGAGGATCTGCATGCCCAGTACATGGTGGCCCTCTACCGTTCGGGCAACCGGGCGGGCGCCTTGGACGTGTTCCAGAAGATCAGGCGGACGATGACCACGGAGCTGGGGCTGGAGCCCGCCCGCAAGCTGCGGGATCTGCAGGAGGCCATCATCAACGCCGACACGGTGCCGGAGGTGCTGCTGCGGAGCTCCTGA
- a CDS encoding acyl carrier protein, whose amino-acid sequence MSSPLITQETLFRILVATAGESDALHGDALNTPFEELDYDSLALMEAAARIKQEMGVSIPEEELVEVKTPREMLDLVNELIGEAR is encoded by the coding sequence ATGTCTTCGCCCCTCATCACCCAGGAGACCCTGTTCCGGATCCTGGTCGCCACCGCCGGTGAGAGCGACGCACTGCACGGCGACGCGCTGAACACCCCGTTCGAAGAGCTCGACTACGACTCGCTGGCACTGATGGAGGCCGCCGCCCGCATCAAGCAGGAGATGGGGGTCAGCATCCCCGAAGAGGAGCTCGTCGAGGTCAAGACGCCGAGGGAGATGCTCGACCTCGTCAACGAGCTCATCGGAGAGGCGCGATGA